The following proteins are encoded in a genomic region of Thermococcus henrietii:
- a CDS encoding TIGR02253 family HAD-type hydrolase has product MIKAVLFDLDDTIVDTTRLAEMARRNAIENMIRHGLPVDFETAYSELLELIAEYGSNFNRHFDYLLRRLELPNNPKWIASGVIAYHNTKFAYLKSVRGARKVLLELKKEGYLLAIITDGDPIKQWEKILRLELDEFFDEVFISDYLGVKKPHPKIFKRALRKLGVRPEEALMVGDRLYSDIYGAKQVGMRTVWFRYGKYRDRELDYLDYADFTIESLEEVPKIVRGLNDEEEERSDSEVHAD; this is encoded by the coding sequence ATGATTAAGGCAGTCCTGTTCGACCTTGACGACACGATTGTTGACACCACCCGCTTAGCTGAGATGGCACGTCGAAACGCGATAGAGAACATGATACGCCACGGCCTCCCCGTTGACTTCGAAACCGCCTACAGCGAGCTTCTTGAGCTGATAGCCGAGTACGGTAGCAACTTCAACAGGCACTTCGATTACCTCCTCAGGCGTCTTGAGCTCCCCAACAACCCCAAGTGGATTGCCTCCGGTGTTATAGCCTACCACAACACGAAGTTCGCCTACCTAAAGAGCGTCCGGGGCGCGCGGAAGGTCCTCCTCGAGCTCAAGAAAGAGGGTTACCTTCTCGCAATAATCACCGACGGCGACCCGATAAAGCAGTGGGAGAAGATACTCCGCCTCGAACTCGACGAGTTCTTTGACGAGGTGTTTATCTCGGACTACCTCGGCGTCAAGAAGCCTCATCCAAAGATTTTTAAGCGGGCCCTCAGGAAGCTCGGTGTCAGGCCCGAAGAGGCCCTGATGGTCGGCGACAGGCTTTACTCGGACATCTACGGGGCTAAGCAGGTGGGTATGAGGACCGTCTGGTTCCGCTATGGAAAATACCGCGACAGGGAGCTCGACTACCTCGACTACGCCGACTTCACGATTGAGAGCCTTGAAGAGGTTCCGAAGATTGTGAGGGGACTCAACGATGAGGAAGAAGAGCGTTCAGATTCGGAAGTTCATGCTGATTGA
- the cobB gene encoding NAD-dependent protein deacetylase, which yields MKGHAAKILARSRFAIAFTGAGISAESGVPTFRGSNGLWKRYRPEELATPEAFDRDPRLVWEFYRWRMRRILDAKPNPAHYALAELERMGVLKAVITQNVDDLHREAGTRNPIELHGNIFRVRCTSCPYRENLKESGRVHEFVDSKDLPRCPRCGSLLRPDVVWFGEALPRGTLEEAFRLAEKADAVIVVGTSGVVYPAAYIPYIVKEHGGRVIEVNVERSGITPIADVFLRGKAAEVLPKLVELVRELR from the coding sequence ATGAAGGGACACGCCGCTAAAATCCTGGCAAGGTCCCGCTTTGCCATAGCCTTTACCGGTGCGGGAATCAGTGCCGAAAGCGGTGTTCCAACGTTCAGAGGCTCCAACGGCCTGTGGAAGCGCTATCGTCCAGAAGAGCTCGCAACGCCCGAAGCCTTCGATAGGGACCCTCGCCTCGTCTGGGAGTTTTACAGGTGGAGGATGCGCAGGATTCTGGATGCGAAGCCGAACCCCGCCCACTACGCCCTGGCAGAACTTGAGAGAATGGGAGTTCTCAAAGCCGTAATCACGCAGAACGTTGACGACCTGCACCGCGAGGCAGGAACAAGGAACCCCATAGAGCTCCACGGAAACATCTTTCGGGTTCGCTGTACCTCTTGCCCCTACAGGGAGAACTTGAAGGAGAGCGGCCGGGTTCATGAGTTCGTGGACTCAAAGGACCTTCCGAGGTGCCCCCGTTGCGGCTCCCTCCTCAGGCCCGACGTGGTCTGGTTCGGGGAGGCCCTGCCGCGGGGGACTTTGGAAGAAGCCTTTCGGCTGGCGGAGAAGGCCGACGCGGTCATCGTCGTCGGAACGAGCGGCGTAGTGTATCCCGCCGCGTACATACCTTACATAGTTAAGGAGCACGGCGGTAGGGTTATCGAGGTGAACGTCGAGAGGAGCGGAATAACGCCTATTGCGGACGTTTTCCTGCGCGGGAAGGCGGCTGAAGTCCTTCCAAAGCTCGTTGAGCTCGTGAGGGAGTTAAGATGA
- a CDS encoding DUF3783 domain-containing protein, which produces MKLLLIGFTEEEIERIAKLGYPILPVPEHFRKLTLTEILERTTEDGNLDWTGERFVIMHDLDNEGIKRVIGDVRKLAEGRVIFATTTETNLSWTLEELLEELRREDEYFRAVREAKKQTRGKRGLFLDIGNVK; this is translated from the coding sequence ATGAAGCTGCTCCTGATAGGTTTTACCGAGGAGGAAATCGAGAGGATTGCAAAGCTCGGCTATCCGATTCTGCCGGTTCCCGAGCACTTCAGGAAGCTCACCCTGACGGAGATACTCGAAAGAACCACTGAGGACGGGAACCTTGACTGGACCGGTGAAAGGTTCGTCATCATGCACGATCTCGACAACGAGGGTATCAAGAGGGTCATAGGTGATGTCAGGAAGCTGGCTGAAGGAAGGGTAATCTTCGCGACGACGACTGAGACGAACCTTAGCTGGACGCTGGAGGAGCTCCTCGAAGAGTTGAGAAGAGAAGACGAGTACTTCAGGGCTGTGAGGGAGGCGAAAAAACAGACCAGAGGGAAAAGAGGACTCTTCCTTGACATCGGCAACGTTAAATAG
- the gyaR gene encoding glyoxylate reductase yields the protein MPRVFITRAIPENGIELLREHFEVEVWPEEREIPREVLLEKVRDADALVTMLSERIDREVFDNAPKLRIVANYAVGYDNIDVEEATRRGIYVTNTPDVLTDATADFAWTLLLATARRLIEADNFTRSGEWKRKGIAWHPRWFLGYDVYGKTIGIIGFGRIGQAVAKRARGFGMRILYYSRTRKPEAEKELNAEFKPLNELLSESDFVVLAVPLTRETYHMIGENEFRLMKETAILVNIARGKVVDTEALIKALREGWIAGAGLDVYEEEPYYNEELFSLKNVVLAPHIGSATFGAREGMAELVARNLIAFKNGQIPPTLVNRDVVKVRKPGFD from the coding sequence ATGCCGAGGGTCTTCATCACGCGCGCGATTCCCGAGAACGGCATCGAGCTTTTGAGGGAGCACTTCGAGGTCGAGGTCTGGCCAGAGGAACGGGAAATCCCGAGGGAGGTTTTGCTCGAAAAGGTCCGCGATGCTGACGCGCTCGTCACGATGCTCAGCGAGAGGATTGACAGGGAGGTCTTCGACAACGCCCCGAAGCTCAGAATCGTCGCGAACTACGCTGTGGGCTACGACAACATAGACGTCGAGGAGGCAACGCGGAGGGGAATCTACGTAACGAACACTCCAGACGTCCTCACCGACGCGACGGCGGACTTCGCGTGGACGCTTCTCCTAGCGACGGCGAGAAGGTTAATCGAGGCCGATAACTTCACGCGCTCCGGCGAGTGGAAGCGGAAGGGCATCGCCTGGCATCCGCGCTGGTTCTTGGGCTACGACGTTTACGGCAAAACCATCGGAATCATTGGCTTCGGTAGAATCGGGCAGGCAGTGGCGAAACGTGCCAGGGGCTTCGGCATGAGAATCCTCTACTACTCCCGCACGAGGAAGCCAGAGGCGGAGAAGGAACTCAACGCAGAGTTCAAGCCCCTCAACGAGCTCCTGAGCGAGAGCGACTTCGTGGTTCTGGCCGTCCCACTGACGAGGGAAACATACCACATGATAGGCGAGAATGAATTTAGACTCATGAAGGAAACGGCAATTCTCGTGAACATAGCGCGCGGAAAGGTCGTTGACACGGAAGCGCTCATCAAGGCCCTTAGGGAGGGCTGGATTGCCGGAGCTGGTTTAGACGTCTATGAGGAGGAGCCCTACTACAACGAAGAGCTCTTCAGCCTGAAGAACGTGGTCTTGGCGCCCCACATCGGTAGCGCGACCTTCGGGGCCAGAGAAGGCATGGCCGAGCTCGTGGCGAGGAACCTCATCGCATTCAAGAACGGCCAGATTCCGCCGACATTGGTTAACAGGGACGTTGTGAAGGTCAGGAAGCCGGGGTTCGACTGA
- a CDS encoding aromatic amino acid transport family protein, with translation MPITDGTPRSKVTTSHGRYYSERLAAQRRKKLILIQNLRKRKAVRGLRVSTIRVEKKRITKGEALAILVGTQIGAGVLGLPYAASKVGLIPAMLVLFGVMVLMLATGFIVLKFSAGMGGAQMSTIAQRVLGKAGGWLMYVSIFIMSFGAILAYIAGMGSVFASLFGISETAGAFIFWVLASIVVYRGLEASGKTELAMSYIMLALFIAVTVMLVPHAKLSNGLYTDLSGILSITGVAIFALGCHTVIPDVYKGLGSYEETKKVLVWAFIIPTAIYAIFMAAFLLAFGKNTPQIATQGLQWLYGRLGKIIGNLIPLLAITTSYIGIALAQQSNNEEFVKLKRPVAWALTVIPPAAVYFAGIKNFADVLAFAGDTGDMMAFIILPILIWLVDKLRKR, from the coding sequence ATGCCGATTACCGATGGAACCCCGAGGAGCAAGGTCACTACCTCACACGGCCGTTACTACTCGGAGAGACTGGCGGCCCAGAGGCGGAAAAAGCTCATCCTGATTCAGAACCTCAGGAAGAGGAAAGCGGTGAGGGGGCTTAGGGTAAGCACGATTCGCGTTGAGAAGAAGCGCATAACAAAGGGAGAAGCTCTGGCAATCCTAGTCGGGACCCAGATAGGCGCTGGAGTGCTCGGCCTGCCCTACGCCGCCAGCAAAGTCGGTCTGATTCCGGCCATGCTCGTCCTCTTTGGCGTCATGGTGCTCATGCTGGCGACTGGCTTCATAGTCCTCAAGTTCTCGGCAGGAATGGGGGGGGCGCAGATGAGCACCATAGCCCAGCGCGTCCTCGGAAAGGCCGGCGGCTGGCTGATGTACGTCAGCATATTCATTATGAGCTTCGGAGCCATCTTAGCTTACATAGCGGGGATGGGAAGCGTTTTCGCAAGCCTCTTCGGGATAAGTGAAACTGCAGGAGCGTTCATCTTTTGGGTTCTCGCCTCGATAGTCGTTTACCGCGGTCTTGAGGCGAGCGGAAAGACCGAACTGGCCATGAGCTACATAATGCTTGCCCTCTTCATAGCGGTCACCGTGATGCTCGTTCCCCATGCGAAGCTGAGCAACGGCCTCTACACCGACCTCTCGGGAATCCTAAGCATAACGGGTGTTGCCATCTTCGCCCTCGGCTGTCACACGGTGATTCCCGACGTCTACAAGGGCCTCGGAAGCTACGAGGAGACCAAGAAGGTCCTCGTCTGGGCCTTCATCATACCGACTGCAATTTACGCCATATTTATGGCGGCGTTCCTGCTGGCCTTCGGAAAGAACACGCCACAGATTGCCACCCAGGGGCTCCAGTGGCTCTATGGAAGGCTTGGAAAGATAATCGGCAACCTCATTCCCCTACTTGCCATAACGACGAGCTACATAGGGATAGCCCTGGCACAGCAGAGCAACAACGAGGAGTTTGTGAAGCTCAAAAGGCCCGTTGCGTGGGCCCTAACCGTTATCCCGCCAGCGGCAGTGTACTTCGCAGGAATCAAGAACTTCGCGGACGTCCTGGCCTTCGCCGGCGACACTGGAGACATGATGGCCTTTATAATCCTGCCGATACTCATCTGGCTCGTTGACAAGCTGAGAAAACGCTAA